One segment of Falco peregrinus isolate bFalPer1 chromosome 4, bFalPer1.pri, whole genome shotgun sequence DNA contains the following:
- the CMSS1 gene encoding protein CMSS1: protein MGDMLEEPWWEAVSAAGSSPDPSDDQALEKASGNRTAPHQDSGSKPTVTKKRKQPTECFLSQPEEKQERTLKAKRRKKKKISDILEKSALKPGVPADLQNLLSQHFGENRSVIEIEELKLSDSCFLPANDLTHSFSSYLKEICPKWAKLRKNHKEKKSVVMLVICSSALRSLELIKSMTAFKGDCRVLKLFAKHIKIKEQVTMLEKGVFHIGVGTPGRVKALMEQDGLCLNSTKYMILDWNWRDQKLRRMMDIPEIKRETIDLLEMSIIKLCREGSMKLGLF from the exons aTCCTTCAGATGATCAAGCTCTTGAGAAAGCAAGTGGTAACAGGACAGCACCACATCAAGATTCAGGTTCCAAACCCACTgtgacaaagaaaagaaagcag CCTACAGAGTGTTTTCTAAGTcagcctgaagaaaaacaagagaggaCTCTAAAggcaaagaggagaaagaag aagaaaatttctgATATTCTGGAGAAATCTGCTCTAAAACCTGGTGTGCCTGCAGATCTACAAAACCTGCTAAGTCAACATTTTGGTGAAAACCGTTCCGTGATTGAAATAGAGGAATTAAAGCTGTCAG aTTCCTGTTTTTTGCCAGCCAATGATCTCACCCACAGTTTTTCTTCATACCTGAAGGAAA tcTGTCCTAAGTGGGCAAAACTCCGTAAAAACCACAAGGAGAAGAAGTCGGTGGTGATGCTGGTTATCTGCAGCTCGGCCCTTCGTTCCCTGGAACTCATCAA GTCAATGACAGCATTTAAGGGAGACTGCAGAGTTCTCAAGTTGTTTGCAAAGCACATAAAG ATAAAAGAACAGGTGACTATGTTGGAGAAAGGTGTGTTCCACATCGGGGTTGGAACTCCTGGGAGAGTAAAAGCGCTGATGGAGCAAG ATGGCCTGTGCTTGAACTCCACAAAATACATGATTCTGGATTGGAACTGGAGAGATCAGAAACTAAGGAGAATGATGGATATCCCTGAG ataaagAGAGAAACAATTGACCTACTGGAGATGAGTATTATAAAGCTGTGCAGAGAGGGGTCTATGAAGCTGGGACTCTTTTAA
- the LOC101915051 gene encoding LOW QUALITY PROTEIN: cell cycle control protein 50C-like (The sequence of the model RefSeq protein was modified relative to this genomic sequence to represent the inferred CDS: inserted 2 bases in 1 codon; substituted 1 base at 1 genomic stop codon), with protein sequence MKNKTSFVPQEGEARSSRCPDNSAFKQQKLPAWKPQLTIANVLSSFFLIGTFCLTVGVCLILSTNSIGEIQIDYSDKCSDXSKLRENSSSWNKECYCSVNFTLKEGILGEVFMYYGLQNFYENHRRSMISRSDAQLLGRNVNIQKSYCAPFTTYRNRTPMAPCGAIANSMFNDIIDLFYSLNSSVIQVSLLKTGNSWWTDKNVKFRNPKSYSLSPAFAGTASPPYWQKPVYLLDEEDERNNGYVNDYFIIWMQVSAFATFRNLYRRFRWIXFADGLPAGNYTFHISYNFPVSRFKGRKHVILSTVVWSGGSNPFLGIAYVVSGTAATLMGFVITAIHLKLRKKKTYFQK encoded by the exons atgaaaaacaagactAGTTTTGTTCCGCAAGAAGGAGAGGCGCGTTCTTCCAGATGTCCGGATAACAGTGCATTCAAACAGCAAAAGCTACCAGCTTGGAAGCCCCAGCTTACCATTGCGAATGTGCTCTCCAGCTTCTTTCTCATAGGCACGTTCTGCCTTACTGTGGGAGTCTGCCTCATACTGTCCACAAACAGCATCGGAGAAATCCAG ATTGATTATTCAGATAAATGCTCAGATTGATCAAAACTCCGTGAAAATTCCTCTAGTTGGAATAAGGAATGCTACTGTTCTGTTAATTTCACACTAAAGGAAGGTATATTG GGTGAGGTTTTTATGTACTATGGCCTGCAAAACTTCTATGAAAACCACCGTCGATCCATGATATCAAGAAGTGATGCACAATTGTTGGGTCGAAATGTAAAT ATTCAGAAGAGCTACTGCGCACCTTTCACCACCTACCGGAACAGGACGCCCATGGCTCCATGCGGTGCCATTGCCAACAGCATGTTCAATG ATATTATTGATCTTTTTTACAGTCTTAACTCATCTGTTATTCAAGTATCGCTGCTGAAGACTGGAAACAGTTGGTGGAcagataaaaatgtgaaatttcgCAATCCAAAATCATACAGTCTCTCCCCTGCATTTGCAG GGACAGCAAGTCCTCCTTACTGGCAGAAGCCGGTGTATCTGTTAGACGAGGAAGATGAAAGGAACAACGGTTATGTAAACGATTACTTCATTATCTGGATGCAAGTGTCAGCCTTTGCTACATTCAGAAATCTTTACCGTCGTTTCAGATGGAT ATTTGCAGATGGCCTCCCAGCAGGGAATTACACTTTTCATATTTCCTATA ATTTCCCTGTTAGCAGGTTCAAGGGGAGGAAGCATGTGATTCTTTCCACTGTGGTATGGAGCGGAGGAAGTAACCCATTCCTGGGAATTGCCTACGTGGTTTCTGGCACAGCAGCAACCCTGATGGGTTTTGTCATAACTGCCATCCACTTAAAgctcagaaaaaagaaaacatactttcaGAAGTAA